The sequence ttacgaatattattaaggaatacaaattccTCTGCAATGTTTAACAGCCTCCTtgggcttttcaatcacaatcattaaaatgTTGAGATGtcaaatctgcctgttttacacactttgaccaaagcctcatgagatgaacccttttgggAACCAATTGGCTGAAAAGCTTCACGACCAAACTCcacagatctctctctctctctcttacagaAAGTTACTGCTAATGCCCTCAAGATGGAGCCAATACTTCATATATCAGACAGCTATTTTTGACTGGACTCAGAGTTAGGCCAGCAGCTACCAATATCCTTtgtatatattatgtatttatttcaaagaggaccatgcatacaaatacattaatcTCAGAAAAGAGAAGATATGaattatgccagattatagataatttccatctgcagtcctCAGTGTTTATCTGACCTATGGAGTGATGCATGTATCAGTATGTGAATATCAGTGTTCAAGGTTGTAAAGCTGAGGAAACATGCTTTCTCAGGCTTTTATTTAAGTTGTGTAGAATTGTATGCATCTCATGTTCTATTTTTTAAATGGAGATGTATTAGTGCTCTGTGTATTGAAACAGTGCTACATtgttaaaatatatatgtatttatactgtgtgtgtatatatatataatttctcTTTTTCACATTATAATTCTACAACAGCTTCTTTACAAAACAGAAACCCAAGCTTTAACAGGTTTTTGTTTTGATCATGTTCTCTCATtgatgtaaatattatataatacaACCATTTCAAGATATAACATTCAAGAGCGAAGACATAAAATGCAGACACTCCCGCAGGAGTCTCCAGCTTATTAAATTGAACAGCTCAATCTCTATGGAAAATTAAATGTTGAattttccatttatttttaCACTTCCAAAGTAATATGATTCAATGGGAGCCATAGTATAATGGGGTTGGTAGCACAGCCTGCCAGCTGTTGGCCATTCAAAATGCTTTCATGATGAAACCTGAGGACGATGTCTAAAGCCGATTAAAACTCAGGTCTTTACATTTTGGGTGGCGtacacaaataaacacactGTGTGTTATAGAAAAAAACATAATCAAGCCATATACATTTTGCACCGGCATAGAAAAACACAATACAATTATAGaaaataacttgtttgtaaaaatCAATAATGTAAAACTAAGCATATCCCACAAAGGCTAAACGCTTGTTGATTAAATACAGTAAATAATACACTGTACAATGGGAATCAATCGCCCAAAAACGATTCAAGTATGCTATTATtctactgcaaatgtataaatCACCAAAggctattaaaggtggggtaggtaagtttgaaaaaccagctcgagatacactttttgttatattccatggaatgctcttaacatcccgatagcaggagtactgtaaaaagcacgactaaTCATTTTAGCCGGTGTCAGTAGCCTACCATGggtccttctcacttcggttaaatggattccttgcgtccctcacttgcgtcgtttccctgtgactagtccctcccaccagggaagcatggaaagatgcaaggaaaccacgagaagcagggaaattagttttaagagcaatgggacgtcctttcctccggagcgtcacgtgaagcagtccgtttgtgatgacgctgcacagctgatcgtctgacagcagccagctctgtccccgttatttccacacacacccccgcctctgttagtacacatttactgacacaaacatttgtatcatctgttgtgtcgattgttattttgtatgtttgaATGTTAAAAAAGAACAATCGACAGTGTTGTAGAGCCGAtgaatgggagtcggaggcggcgtGTTTAGTATGGAACACCACACTTTATTTCCATCACATTACAGCAAAGCAGGATGATCTTGTATACACGCTACACAAGCTAGAATGACAACACAACACAGGTGCATTCACTAACTCGTCCGTGGTGCAACACACACTATATAACCCAGTGAATTGTGTCCCGTAAATGTCACCAATGTaaacataattatgtaaataacccaatttgtgttctgtgaaacggaaaaggatattacattgtttgtgttactttcgttgcagcgtcttaaatgtaatttaggttaacttcctgttttatttagaattattattattacctcttgggttgccgtacagCCAATGCGTGACGTCATTAGTAAGCGTAACGGACCCGAGCAGATCTGGTAGGCCGAGCACATATGGTACTGACaccagcccggctaaaataactggatggcctacctgcctgtcagccttccatctgtgcacaaacttatctcgtgccctcattggtcatgtgcgcgtttgtgtgtgttggaggaggggctctgtaaggaagtggcagatttcttcagtctgtgtattttcaaattctaacgCACTCGAGCTGATTTCTCCAAAATtaactaccccacctttaagcatttGTTTCTAAGTTTGCGGATCTATGACTATGACCCCAAGGTTGTTGTTAAAGATAACTTTGCCGTTGGACTCCTTGCTGCAGTCTGGGTGCTGCAGTAACTCCAGGACACCGGCTTTGAGCTCAGGAGAGGCTGTGTTACTGAAGTCCAGCACCTCAGTGAGGAAATCAAGCAGCAGCTCTCCCTTCTCATCCCCTTCTGTGAAACACTCGGTGATTTCCATTTGAGAAGGCAGCTCGTAGCTCTGGTAGCTCACACCCTTGGAGTCCAGAAAGCTTTTCATGTCTCCAGTGGTGACACACTGACTTATTTCTGTGTTACAGAGCTGGCTCCTGTAGGTCCGCCACAGCTTTCCCCAACCACTGTCACCTGGAAAAGATTACATGAAAGTAGAAATAAGAATCTACAGCCGAGCTAGCAGCTCTCGAGGCTTTACTCTGGCCTACCAGTGCTTAGAGCTACATGCTAACctcagcatgctaacatgctcacacTTTTTTACTCGAATATAGGCAAGGCGAGTAAACGTTTTCATATGTTTGCACGATTAACAAACAAAATGTGTATGTGCTCTTGTCCAATTTTTTTTCTTGACAGTTACTATTTTTACCTTGTTCAACATCTTGCTAGCATTCTAAAtgcgtggtgcccttgagcaaggcactgaaCAACCTCCCACCCCCCCCTACTCCCATTGCTCAAcaggcgctgtacaatagctgcccactgctcctactaggatgggttaaatacagaggtcaaatttcactgtgtatgctgtatgcatgtgtgaccattaaagagggtttcatagCTCcaattctatctatctatcttgcTAATTGGCACTAAATATCAAATAAAGCTGAGACTGATGGGAATATCATTAGTTTAGCAGCAAATTGGTCTCAAATGATCACAATTATGATTTGTGTAACAGTGTCAACTCTTAACAAACACTGTATTGATTTTTGTATTGTAAGATGCAAAGATATGTGGCAGAGATAGCACAACAAGTGTAGTGTGATAAATCATTAGCAGATCCCTCTTTTCTAGATGCTTACAAAAATAAACCTTTTCCACTTAGATGTTATGCATATGGTGGTGTGTTCCTTGTACCCTGATATTTTtctcaaattattattattttttcaatTCAAGTGATATCTATCACCATGCTGACAGTTTTGCAATATATTAAGTTGTATCCCTGTATCATGAAAGCAACAATAATTCTTATTTGCGCATGTAAATTCTCTTGTTTTCACAACTTCTGATAACAACAGTTATAgtatttgtatatttatatatttctaaaATGATTTTGTTCCCTCTAGACTGTACTGAATCTATAGAAAATAGGTGTGCTGACTATATACAGCATAACCAACCCTTGCCATCAGAgaagaaaatataaaaaatggaTAATATGAGATTAAATCCATCCACTCACCAGATACTAGGATGATAAGAAGCTTCCCCTTCTTGTCGAGGAGGCTCTGGAAGAACTCGATGGTAGCTCCAGGATCCTTCACATAGTACAGCATCTGTAGATTTCACCACAGATAATGAGCTGGTAACTGGATTCACATAGCACCTAATTAGAACGCTATGCTACACAGATGTTCTAATGGGATTAATTACTGTGGAGTGCCGCCAAGTGAATACGACCTAGATGTGTCAAAAATATAGTCCGTGAGCAAGAAGCACACGTCAGCGTCACCGACCTGTATCATGTGAATGAAGTCAGCCTTCTTAGTCATCTTTTTCACTCTCCACTGCTCCTCAAACTCGGAGGAAGTCATCTTGTTCCAGGTACATTTTATGTAATCTAAATTTGGTTTCTGTGACACCATAACTatataaagagacacaaagcagaATCAATGTTACTTTGTGTAAATGAAACATCTTTAAACCACACGGGGAAAGTATCAAATAACTTATGTAGGTCAGAAAAATACTTTTCTGCTACTTCGATATTTTAGTCTCAAGATTTCAAGACGCTTTAGAAAACACTAATTCTGGTAAAGTTTTGAGTCAACAGACACTTGGCAGTAATTGAGCCACCCACAGGAAATAAAATAGTTGTTGGCACTCAATGCAGCAGAGATGGACACAAAAGATAAGAAAGAGGAACTTCAGGATCACAGTTTGCCTACATCTTTTATTAGGGTAGCATTTTgaatacatgtgtttgtgtgaataTTTCAAAGTAGAACTAGTAGAAGTTTTTCTAAACTCCTGGTCAGAGAGCAGCAGAACTGGTGGggattcacagtttttctcaaaaagagattctgaaaggtGGATACTTGctgtagcggccaaaatcatatagaACTAAAACAGCCGCCGAGGCACTAGGATCTTACACAGGGCAATGATCATCCAAGTCCAGACAAGAACCTCCATTTGTGCATTTTATTCCAATAATAAAGAACTATGAACAGGTTTCCTAGATCTCTTTCCTTAAGCCTTTCCTATGGCTTTCCCTTGTGTGGGTTGAAACACCCTGGTAAAAAACCATTTGCCTGCTAGTGCTCTGGCTCCCACCAcccacctgtctccaatatatacaat is a genomic window of Pseudochaenichthys georgianus chromosome 21, fPseGeo1.2, whole genome shotgun sequence containing:
- the LOC117467056 gene encoding histamine N-methyltransferase-like isoform X3 — translated: MITGTRNPSSFFWSAPPSISVCRTSSTTRCQIYWPGEIDLEMLSQLRLKHPGVTVDNEVVEPSSTQLHQYKVMVSQKPNLDYIKCTWNKMTSSEFEEQWRVKKMTKKADFIHMIQMLYYVKDPGATIEFFQSLLDKKGKLLIILVSGDSGWGKLWRTYRSQLCNTEISQCVTTGDMKSFLDSKGVSYQSYELPSQMEITECFTEGDEKGELLLDFLTEVLDFSNTASPELKAGVLELLQHPDCSKESNGKVIFNNNLGVIVIDPQT
- the LOC117467056 gene encoding histamine N-methyltransferase-like isoform X2; translation: MASPLKSLGIDDNRYQKSFQLFLERSSEHQCMQNFIHNTLPDILASIGDGKSHLNVIGVGSGAGEIDLEMLSQLRLKHPGVTVDNEVVEPSSTQLHQYKVMVSQKPNLDYIKCTWNKMTSSEFEEQWRVKKMTKKADFIHMIQMLYYVKDPGATIEFFQSLLDKKGKLLIILVSGDSGWGKLWRTYRSQLCNTEISQCVTTGDMKSFLDSKGVSYQSYELPSQMEITECFTEGDEKGELLLDFLTEVLDFSNTASPELKAGVLELLQHPDCSKESNGKVIFNNNLGVIVIDPQT
- the LOC117467056 gene encoding histamine N-methyltransferase-like isoform X1 — encoded protein: MSPYSERKKISNETFWGSGDRLFAMASPLKSLGIDDNRYQKSFQLFLERSSEHQCMQNFIHNTLPDILASIGDGKSHLNVIGVGSGAGEIDLEMLSQLRLKHPGVTVDNEVVEPSSTQLHQYKVMVSQKPNLDYIKCTWNKMTSSEFEEQWRVKKMTKKADFIHMIQMLYYVKDPGATIEFFQSLLDKKGKLLIILVSGDSGWGKLWRTYRSQLCNTEISQCVTTGDMKSFLDSKGVSYQSYELPSQMEITECFTEGDEKGELLLDFLTEVLDFSNTASPELKAGVLELLQHPDCSKESNGKVIFNNNLGVIVIDPQT